Proteins found in one Pectobacterium atrosepticum genomic segment:
- the dnaJ gene encoding molecular chaperone DnaJ: MAKQDYYESLGVAKSADDREIKKAYKRLAMKYHPDRNPGDSEAEAKFKEIKEAYEILIDSQKRAAYDQYGHAAFEQGGMGGGGGGGFGGGGADFGDIFGDVFGDIFGGGRRQRASRGSDLRYNMELSLEEAVRGVTKEIRIPALEECDVCHGNGAKPGSSPITCPTCHGNGQVQMRQGFFTVQQACPHCHGRGKIIKDPCIKCHGHGRVEKSKTLSVKIPAGVDTGDRIRLSGEGEAGDHGAPSGDLYVQVQVKAHPIFQREENNLYCEVPINFAMAALGGEIEVPTLDGRVKLKVPAETQTGKLFRMRGKGVKSVRGGAQGDLLCRVVVETPVNLNERQRQLLQELDESFGGPSGERNSPRSKNFFDGVKKFFDDLTR, from the coding sequence ATGGCGAAGCAAGATTATTACGAAAGCCTGGGCGTTGCTAAAAGCGCGGACGATCGCGAAATAAAGAAAGCGTACAAGCGTCTGGCGATGAAGTACCACCCGGATCGTAATCCTGGTGATAGCGAAGCAGAAGCCAAGTTCAAAGAGATCAAAGAAGCTTACGAAATCCTTATCGACTCGCAAAAACGCGCAGCCTACGATCAGTACGGTCACGCGGCGTTTGAGCAAGGTGGTATGGGTGGAGGCGGCGGTGGTGGCTTTGGCGGCGGCGGTGCCGATTTTGGTGATATTTTTGGCGACGTATTCGGGGATATTTTTGGCGGTGGTCGCCGTCAGCGTGCGAGCCGTGGATCCGATTTACGCTACAACATGGAGTTGTCGCTGGAAGAAGCGGTACGTGGCGTCACCAAAGAGATCCGTATTCCCGCACTGGAAGAGTGTGATGTGTGCCACGGCAACGGTGCGAAGCCGGGTAGCTCGCCGATCACCTGTCCAACCTGTCATGGCAACGGCCAGGTGCAGATGCGTCAGGGCTTCTTTACCGTGCAGCAGGCGTGTCCGCACTGTCATGGGCGCGGTAAGATCATTAAAGATCCGTGCATCAAATGCCACGGTCATGGTCGCGTAGAGAAAAGCAAAACGCTGTCGGTGAAAATTCCGGCGGGTGTGGACACGGGCGACCGTATCCGCTTGTCTGGCGAGGGCGAAGCAGGCGATCACGGTGCACCGTCAGGTGATTTATACGTTCAGGTGCAGGTTAAAGCGCACCCGATCTTCCAGCGTGAAGAAAACAATCTGTACTGCGAAGTGCCGATCAACTTTGCGATGGCAGCATTAGGCGGCGAGATTGAAGTCCCGACGCTGGATGGTCGCGTGAAGCTGAAAGTGCCTGCAGAAACGCAAACCGGGAAATTGTTCCGTATGCGTGGAAAAGGTGTGAAATCAGTTCGCGGCGGTGCGCAGGGCGATCTGCTGTGCCGTGTGGTTGTGGAAACCCCAGTTAATCTGAACGAGCGCCAGAGACAACTGCTGCAAGAACTCGACGAGAGCTTCGGTGGCCCGTCTGGCGAAAGAAACAG